The Lentimicrobiaceae bacterium genome window below encodes:
- a CDS encoding DUF2807 domain-containing protein, with amino-acid sequence MKTATFKSVIAIALVMLIYPLLNTTTASASNLLPNSGNKNRLEKHFDLKPFNKIEVSSGVDVHLIRHSENKALVVATNDVIDDVVVKVVGNTLKIYNENKKVLIRTEGIDVYVYFTELNSIIASGGSDVETEENTIINGDELHISGSGATEIDLEINVRKLTCEISGGNDTELEGRAINATYSISGGASFNGKNLISKNVNIKASGGADAHVYASESLNANASGAADIFYYGNPEKIETNNSGGASIKRRNY; translated from the coding sequence ATGAAAACTGCCACATTTAAATCAGTTATTGCGATTGCTTTGGTAATGTTAATTTACCCTTTACTAAATACAACAACTGCAAGCGCATCAAACCTTTTGCCCAATTCCGGCAACAAAAACCGACTTGAAAAGCATTTCGATTTAAAACCTTTCAACAAAATTGAAGTATCGTCAGGTGTTGATGTACATCTAATCAGACATTCTGAAAATAAAGCTCTAGTAGTAGCCACTAACGATGTTATAGACGATGTTGTTGTTAAAGTTGTCGGAAACACCTTAAAAATTTATAACGAAAATAAAAAAGTTTTAATCAGAACTGAGGGTATCGATGTTTACGTATATTTTACAGAATTAAATTCAATTATTGCTTCGGGCGGTAGCGATGTAGAAACCGAAGAAAATACCATAATAAACGGCGATGAACTTCATATTTCGGGTAGCGGAGCTACGGAAATTGACTTGGAAATTAACGTCAGAAAACTGACATGTGAGATTTCGGGAGGCAATGATACCGAACTAGAAGGAAGAGCCATAAACGCTACTTACAGTATTTCGGGCGGAGCTAGTTTTAATGGGAAAAATTTAATATCTAAAAATGTAAACATAAAAGCTTCGGGCGGAGCCGATGCTCACGTGTATGCTTCCGAATCATTAAATGCCAACGCTTCAGGCGCTGCCGACATCTTTTACTACGGAAATCCTGAAAAAATTGAAACTAACAATAGCGGAGGTGCAAGCATAAAAAGACGAAACTATTAA
- a CDS encoding YbaN family protein — MPVLPTTPFLLLALYLFSKSSDKWHNWLLNHKIWGKYLQDFIATRAISKKVKIVSITTLWVTILISAICFVEIILVKILLLFIAVAVSVHILSFKTK, encoded by the coding sequence TTGCCTGTACTTCCAACAACTCCTTTTCTGCTGCTGGCTTTGTATTTGTTTTCTAAAAGTTCTGACAAATGGCATAACTGGCTTTTGAACCATAAAATTTGGGGGAAATATCTGCAAGATTTTATTGCAACAAGAGCCATAAGCAAAAAAGTTAAAATTGTTTCTATAACAACCTTATGGGTAACTATTTTAATTTCAGCTATTTGCTTTGTAGAAATAATACTTGTAAAAATACTTCTGCTTTTTATTGCCGTAGCTGTGAGCGTACATATTTTATCGTTTAAAACAAAATAA
- a CDS encoding DPP IV N-terminal domain-containing protein translates to MKKLYLILFVALLFVCNNSFSQKKEILFDDIMNWKLYPWGYTNLQWQDNDNFTYYADGKIVKENAHSGNTDTILSLDELNRALSSINVEEMKFVPYSFKWLSPNEFCFNYNNDSIRILLNIEKQKAEVIATIPKNAENNDYLDANKRFAYTIDNNLYVYFDGNHKAITQYPDTGIVAGKTVHRSEFGINKGTFWSPKGNMLAFYLNDESMVTKYPLVDINTRIATEKSFRYPMAGMTSHQVKLGIYNTITDKISYINTGEPKEQYLTNVAWSPDEKYIFIAIINRGQNHMKFNMYDVATGNYIRTLFEETSDKYVEPQNSMYFLKNDPNLFIWQSRRDGYNHLYLYNTNGELIRQITKGEWEVVDFDGLNSDETTVFFTATKEGPLQRHYYSCNIDNGKLKKLTKAEGTHSVIHNPEGNYFIDVYNSIDVPYKATLVNEKGKQLRVLKEVDNPLAEYNTPEVELITLKSENHNYDLYARMIKPTNFDKNKKYPVLVYVYGGPHSQLVSNSWLGGGNLFFYYLASNGYIVWTLDNRGTSNRGADFEQVIHRNLGDAENQDQMTGVNYLKSLPYVDDTRIGVDGWSYGGFMALTLMSRNEGVFKVTTAGGPVIDWKYYEIMYGERYMDTPDENPEGYKNSSLLNYADKLNGKVMVIHGAIDNVVVWQHSLQYLDKCIKAGKQIDYFVYPNHEHNVRGKDRMHLYKKLSDYYFENL, encoded by the coding sequence ATGAAGAAACTGTATTTAATACTTTTTGTTGCACTATTGTTTGTTTGCAACAATTCCTTTTCGCAAAAAAAAGAAATCCTTTTTGATGACATAATGAATTGGAAACTGTATCCGTGGGGATATACAAATCTGCAATGGCAAGACAACGATAATTTTACATATTACGCAGATGGTAAAATTGTTAAAGAAAACGCACATTCGGGAAATACCGATACAATTTTGTCCTTAGACGAACTTAATAGGGCTCTGAGCAGTATTAATGTTGAAGAGATGAAATTTGTACCGTACAGTTTTAAGTGGCTATCACCCAACGAATTTTGTTTCAATTACAACAACGATTCTATCAGAATTTTGTTGAACATCGAAAAGCAAAAAGCAGAAGTAATAGCTACAATTCCTAAAAATGCCGAAAACAACGATTACCTTGATGCCAACAAGCGTTTTGCTTATACAATCGATAATAATTTGTACGTATATTTCGATGGTAATCATAAAGCTATCACCCAATATCCCGACACGGGAATCGTTGCCGGCAAAACCGTGCATCGTTCGGAATTTGGTATAAATAAAGGAACGTTTTGGTCGCCGAAAGGTAATATGCTGGCTTTTTATTTGAATGATGAATCGATGGTTACAAAATATCCTTTGGTGGATATTAATACGCGTATTGCTACCGAAAAAAGTTTTCGTTACCCAATGGCAGGAATGACGAGTCATCAGGTTAAGTTGGGAATATACAATACTATTACTGATAAAATTTCATACATAAATACAGGCGAGCCGAAAGAACAATACCTAACTAATGTAGCTTGGTCGCCGGACGAGAAATACATTTTTATTGCAATAATAAATCGTGGACAAAATCACATGAAATTTAATATGTACGATGTTGCTACCGGAAACTACATTAGAACATTGTTTGAAGAGACAAGCGACAAATACGTTGAGCCTCAAAACAGCATGTATTTCTTAAAAAATGACCCTAATTTGTTTATATGGCAAAGTCGTAGAGACGGCTACAACCACTTGTATTTGTACAATACTAACGGTGAATTGATTAGGCAAATTACCAAAGGCGAATGGGAAGTTGTTGATTTTGACGGATTAAACTCCGACGAAACTACCGTTTTCTTTACCGCAACCAAAGAAGGTCCTTTGCAACGACACTACTATTCGTGTAATATCGATAACGGAAAATTAAAAAAATTAACGAAAGCAGAAGGAACTCACTCGGTTATTCACAACCCTGAAGGGAATTATTTTATTGATGTATATAACAGTATTGATGTGCCTTACAAAGCCACACTCGTAAACGAAAAAGGCAAACAGCTAAGAGTACTTAAAGAAGTTGATAATCCGCTTGCCGAATACAATACCCCCGAAGTTGAACTTATTACACTTAAATCGGAAAATCATAATTATGATTTGTATGCACGTATGATTAAGCCTACAAATTTCGATAAAAATAAAAAATATCCGGTGTTGGTCTATGTTTACGGTGGTCCTCACTCTCAGTTGGTTTCAAACTCGTGGCTTGGCGGTGGCAACTTGTTTTTTTACTACTTAGCAAGCAATGGTTACATAGTTTGGACTTTGGATAACCGTGGAACTTCCAATAGGGGTGCCGATTTTGAGCAAGTTATACACAGAAATTTGGGTGATGCCGAAAATCAAGATCAAATGACAGGTGTTAATTACCTGAAATCGCTACCATACGTCGATGATACTCGCATAGGAGTCGATGGATGGAGCTATGGCGGTTTTATGGCTCTTACGCTTATGTCGAGAAACGAAGGCGTTTTTAAAGTTACAACTGCTGGTGGTCCCGTAATCGACTGGAAATACTACGAAATAATGTACGGCGAAAGATACATGGACACTCCCGACGAAAATCCCGAAGGATATAAAAACAGTTCGCTTTTGAACTACGCCGATAAACTTAACGGCAAGGTAATGGTCATTCACGGAGCTATTGATAATGTTGTAGTTTGGCAACATAGCCTGCAATACCTTGACAAATGTATTAAAGCCGGTAAGCAAATAGACTATTTCGTTTATCCCAACCACGAACATAACGTTAGGGGTAAAGACAGAATGCACCTGTATAAAAAGTTATCGGATTATTATTTTGAGAACTTGTAG
- a CDS encoding TonB-dependent receptor: MKLRIFVLLLVSLISFNILQAQKHNHDAVIVGHVVSEGEHLPFANIAIKGTTIGTTTDETGHYQLVNVPIGEITVVASMLGYKSSEITITTKEDETKEIKFELEIDPLGLNEVVVTGNRQQTNRKASSVIVTTVSPKLFSNVQANTLSEGLNFAPGLRMENNCQNCGFSQIRMNGMEGPYSQILINSRPIFSGLAGVYGLELIPANMIERVEIIRGGGSALYGSNAIAGVINLILKDPITNSYEIGTNVENIGIGVKNSGKPAQDYSVNFNTSLVSRNHKTGLSLYGFYRDRAPFDANNDDFSEIAKLNNNTLGARFYHRFTNKDKLTLDFFNIKESRRGGNKFETVEHETDITEGVKHNITSGSVNYEHFINTHDIWSVYLSGQKVNRDSYYGAEQSLKDYGNSTDFTYAVGSQYNAHFGSMFKLVTGVEWNGGKLKDIKKGYPDFENAIINPDSTITINHTENMLIADQVSNTVGAFAQFDVQLDKLLISLGARFDHFEVKDTGYTHENKTGNVLSPRLSLKYDIVKNLQARVSYSQGYRSPQIFDEDLHIETSGSRQVLHKNDPNLTKETSHGFLASLNYNKTWGTTGIDVLIEGFYTLLKNPFANEFGEPDENGVVTYTRVNAEKGAYVSGVNLELKYIPIKNIDINLGFTVQQSLYEEEQDFDEKRFFRTPNDYGYLSMNWEVTPSFGFSTTANYTGKMLIPYFGIDLPNPDEGILRESKTFFDMGIKLHYNLKFTTSKMQIFAGVKNIFNSYQDDFDTGVSRDPGYTYGPMLPRTIYAGVKIGNLL, translated from the coding sequence ATGAAATTAAGAATATTCGTACTACTATTAGTATCACTAATAAGTTTCAATATACTACAAGCTCAAAAACACAATCACGACGCAGTAATTGTCGGACACGTCGTTTCGGAAGGCGAACATCTACCTTTTGCCAATATCGCCATTAAAGGAACCACAATAGGAACAACCACCGACGAAACAGGACACTATCAGTTGGTAAACGTACCAATAGGCGAAATTACGGTTGTAGCGTCAATGTTGGGATACAAAAGTTCCGAGATAACAATAACCACAAAAGAAGATGAAACAAAAGAAATAAAATTTGAATTGGAAATAGACCCGCTAGGCTTAAACGAGGTAGTAGTTACGGGAAATCGACAGCAAACCAACAGAAAAGCATCGTCGGTGATTGTAACTACGGTTTCGCCGAAATTATTTTCAAACGTACAGGCAAACACATTAAGCGAAGGGCTAAATTTTGCACCCGGATTACGTATGGAAAACAACTGCCAAAACTGCGGTTTTTCGCAAATCCGTATGAACGGAATGGAAGGTCCTTACTCGCAAATATTAATAAATTCCAGACCTATTTTTAGCGGTCTCGCCGGCGTTTACGGTCTTGAACTTATTCCGGCTAATATGATAGAACGCGTAGAAATCATCAGAGGCGGAGGTTCTGCATTGTACGGAAGCAACGCTATTGCAGGCGTTATAAACCTTATACTTAAAGACCCGATTACAAACTCTTACGAAATTGGAACAAACGTTGAAAATATTGGAATAGGTGTTAAAAATAGCGGTAAACCGGCTCAAGACTATTCGGTTAATTTCAATACTTCTTTGGTTTCAAGAAATCATAAAACAGGCTTGTCCCTGTACGGATTTTACAGAGATAGAGCTCCTTTTGACGCCAATAACGACGATTTCTCCGAAATTGCCAAACTCAATAACAATACACTAGGCGCTAGGTTCTATCACAGATTTACCAATAAAGATAAGTTGACATTAGATTTTTTCAACATAAAAGAAAGCAGACGAGGAGGAAACAAATTTGAAACCGTAGAACACGAAACGGATATAACCGAGGGTGTAAAGCATAACATTACAAGCGGTTCGGTTAATTACGAACACTTCATCAACACACACGATATTTGGTCGGTGTATTTGTCGGGACAAAAGGTAAACCGCGACTCGTACTACGGAGCCGAGCAATCGCTTAAAGACTACGGCAATAGCACAGATTTTACTTATGCCGTCGGTTCGCAATACAATGCTCACTTCGGAAGCATGTTTAAACTTGTTACAGGTGTTGAATGGAACGGAGGAAAACTTAAAGACATAAAAAAAGGCTACCCCGATTTCGAAAATGCTATAATCAATCCTGATAGTACCATTACAATAAATCATACCGAAAATATGCTTATAGCCGATCAGGTTTCAAATACCGTGGGAGCTTTTGCTCAGTTTGATGTTCAGCTTGACAAACTTTTAATTTCATTGGGTGCTCGTTTCGACCACTTTGAAGTCAAAGATACAGGTTACACACACGAAAACAAAACAGGTAATGTTTTAAGTCCGCGTTTATCGTTAAAATACGACATTGTTAAAAATCTACAAGCACGCGTTAGTTATTCGCAAGGTTATAGGTCGCCACAAATTTTCGACGAAGACTTGCATATAGAAACTTCGGGTTCAAGACAAGTATTGCACAAAAATGACCCCAATTTAACCAAAGAAACCAGTCATGGATTTTTGGCTTCGCTAAACTACAACAAAACTTGGGGAACTACAGGTATTGACGTCCTAATTGAAGGTTTTTACACATTGCTTAAAAATCCTTTTGCTAACGAGTTTGGCGAACCCGATGAAAACGGAGTTGTTACTTACACAAGGGTCAACGCCGAAAAAGGTGCATACGTTTCGGGTGTCAACCTCGAATTAAAATATATCCCCATAAAAAATATCGATATCAACTTAGGTTTTACCGTGCAACAGAGCCTTTACGAAGAAGAACAAGACTTCGACGAAAAAAGATTTTTCCGCACTCCTAACGACTACGGATATTTATCAATGAATTGGGAAGTTACACCAAGTTTCGGCTTTTCGACAACCGCCAATTATACCGGTAAAATGCTAATCCCATACTTCGGTATTGATTTACCAAACCCCGACGAAGGTATTTTAAGAGAAAGTAAAACCTTCTTCGATATGGGAATAAAATTGCATTATAATTTGAAATTTACGACATCGAAAATGCAAATATTTGCAGGTGTTAAAAACATATTTAACTCCTATCAAGACGACTTTGATACAGGTGTTAGCAGAGACCCTGGATATACTTACGGTCCAATGCTACCACGTACAATATACGCCGGTGTTAAAATCGGGAACTTGTTATAA
- a CDS encoding YitT family protein, producing MMKKNNLYLLKDYLVIILGAFIYSVAITQLIMPHKYVTGGLTGAAIVLNYATNIPVSSTILVFNVILLIIGLKILGKQFLAKTIVGALSLAFFIGIFERFVQLNILMDEPVFAGILGAFIGGTGLGLVLSANGSTGGVDIIVMIINKYKNITLGKAMLAIDLMIVCSSYLVFQSLETIVYGIIILWVTTYSVDVIVNGVRQSVQIFIFSNEYQKIATAINEQMKRGCTVVDGIGWYSKSQQKIIIVMAKRTESVAIMRIIKNIDPKAFISQSTVMGIYGEGFDKIK from the coding sequence ATGATGAAGAAAAACAATTTATATCTCTTGAAAGATTACTTAGTAATTATTTTAGGAGCGTTTATATATTCCGTAGCCATAACCCAGTTGATTATGCCCCACAAGTATGTTACAGGAGGCTTGACGGGTGCAGCCATTGTTTTAAATTATGCTACTAACATTCCCGTATCTTCAACAATATTGGTATTTAACGTCATTTTGTTGATTATTGGATTAAAAATATTAGGAAAACAGTTTTTGGCTAAAACCATTGTCGGTGCTTTATCCTTAGCCTTTTTTATAGGAATTTTCGAACGATTTGTTCAATTAAACATATTAATGGACGAACCTGTATTTGCCGGAATTTTGGGAGCTTTTATTGGTGGAACCGGATTAGGTTTGGTGCTTTCGGCAAACGGCAGTACCGGTGGTGTTGACATTATCGTTATGATTATCAACAAGTACAAAAATATCACCCTAGGTAAAGCGATGTTGGCTATAGACCTGATGATTGTGTGTTCTTCATATTTGGTTTTCCAAAGTTTGGAAACAATAGTTTATGGTATTATTATTCTTTGGGTTACAACCTATTCGGTAGATGTTATTGTGAACGGAGTAAGGCAGTCGGTGCAAATTTTCATTTTTTCCAACGAATATCAAAAAATAGCTACCGCTATTAATGAACAAATGAAACGTGGTTGTACTGTTGTCGATGGTATTGGTTGGTATTCTAAGAGTCAGCAGAAAATAATAATAGTTATGGCAAAAAGAACGGAATCGGTTGCCATTATGCGTATAATAAAAAATATAGATCCCAAAGCCTTTATAAGTCAAAGTACTGTTATGGGTATTTATGGCGAAGGGTTTGATAAGATTAAGTAG
- a CDS encoding deoxyhypusine synthase family protein, whose protein sequence is MNNKGPISNFILHHYRHFNAATLVDAAKSYEAHMLEGGKMMITLAGAMSTAELGISLAEMIRKDKVQIITCTGANLEEDIMNLVAHSHYKRVPHYRDLTPQDEWDLMQNGLNRVTDTCIPEEEAFRKIQHHIEKIWKDAEAKGERYFPHEYMYKLLNSKVMEKDYEIDPKNSWMLAAAEKNLPIVVPGWEDSTMGNIFASYCIKGELKPQTVKSGIEYMMWLSSWYKENSKGKGIGFFQIGGGISGDFPICVVPMMYQDLEWHDTPFWSYFCQISDSTTSYGSYSGAIPNEKITWGKLDIDTPKFVIESDATIVAPLIFAYLLDW, encoded by the coding sequence ATGAATAATAAAGGACCAATATCAAATTTTATTCTGCATCATTATCGCCATTTCAACGCAGCCACATTGGTAGATGCAGCAAAAAGCTACGAAGCCCACATGCTAGAAGGTGGTAAAATGATGATTACATTGGCTGGTGCTATGAGTACAGCCGAACTTGGAATTTCGCTTGCCGAAATGATTAGAAAAGATAAAGTGCAAATAATAACCTGCACAGGAGCAAATCTTGAAGAAGATATTATGAATCTTGTTGCACACTCGCATTACAAACGAGTGCCTCATTATCGTGACCTAACACCACAGGACGAATGGGATTTAATGCAAAATGGATTAAATCGTGTAACCGATACCTGCATTCCCGAAGAAGAAGCATTTAGAAAAATACAGCATCATATTGAAAAAATTTGGAAAGATGCCGAAGCAAAAGGCGAACGCTACTTCCCGCACGAGTATATGTACAAGCTGCTCAACAGCAAAGTTATGGAAAAAGATTACGAAATAGACCCAAAAAATTCGTGGATGCTTGCAGCTGCCGAAAAAAACTTACCTATCGTAGTTCCCGGCTGGGAAGATAGTACTATGGGAAATATTTTTGCGTCGTACTGCATAAAAGGCGAACTAAAACCCCAAACCGTAAAATCGGGTATTGAATACATGATGTGGCTTTCATCGTGGTACAAAGAAAACTCAAAAGGTAAAGGTATAGGATTTTTCCAAATTGGTGGTGGTATTTCAGGCGATTTCCCTATTTGCGTTGTACCTATGATGTATCAAGACTTAGAATGGCACGATACTCCTTTCTGGAGCTATTTCTGTCAAATCTCCGACTCAACTACTTCGTACGGTTCGTACTCAGGTGCTATTCCTAACGAAAAAATTACTTGGGGAAAATTAGATATAGATACTCCAAAATTTGTTATCGAAAGTGATGCCACTATTGTTGCTCCGCTTATTTTTGCTTATCTGTTAGATTGGTAA
- a CDS encoding T9SS type A sorting domain-containing protein, producing the protein MKTLNKLVKISVLSLFLLLTFSLNTFSQNVETITGKLVTRPDPPISYPYGGPLLYSVRSGDINYITTINGQRAGLEYFGSLFELNDSVKADGYITMKVDFLGENYYEIELESIEKLASAPGIETIKCIVHVSANPAVTYPPLPGMDWAIIVTDSTYWTQENVRYLTENGQWFNPNLPLIIGNNQFTNGDSVVVTGCTKVHYNIRNEPYYTFDIGNGGGIEFLRVKELFGTNITVLPNPNNGIMHINSPYYKVENIGVYTINGKLLQLYNNINQNNYKIDSIKEKGTLLVKIILSNKQVVTKKVVVL; encoded by the coding sequence ATGAAAACACTAAACAAATTAGTAAAAATTTCAGTATTAAGCTTATTTTTACTTTTAACATTTTCGCTTAATACTTTTTCGCAAAACGTTGAAACAATAACAGGTAAACTTGTTACCAGACCAGACCCGCCAATCAGTTATCCTTATGGTGGGCCATTATTATATTCGGTACGCTCAGGAGATATTAACTATATTACTACCATTAATGGGCAACGTGCTGGTTTAGAATATTTTGGCTCATTGTTCGAGCTTAACGATAGTGTTAAAGCCGACGGATATATAACAATGAAAGTAGATTTTTTGGGTGAAAATTATTACGAAATTGAATTGGAAAGTATTGAGAAATTAGCTTCAGCACCCGGTATTGAAACAATAAAGTGTATTGTACACGTTTCAGCTAATCCTGCTGTTACTTACCCACCATTACCAGGCATGGATTGGGCAATAATAGTTACAGATAGTACTTATTGGACACAAGAAAATGTAAGATATTTAACGGAGAACGGGCAATGGTTTAATCCCAATTTACCTCTTATTATTGGAAATAATCAGTTTACGAATGGGGATTCGGTTGTCGTAACCGGTTGTACTAAGGTGCATTATAATATTCGTAACGAACCGTACTATACATTTGATATTGGCAATGGTGGTGGTATTGAATTTCTTAGAGTTAAAGAATTATTTGGGACAAATATCACCGTTTTGCCCAATCCTAACAATGGTATCATGCACATAAACTCGCCGTATTATAAAGTTGAAAATATTGGTGTTTACACCATAAACGGCAAGTTGTTACAACTATACAACAATATTAACCAAAACAATTATAAAATAGATAGTATTAAAGAAAAAGGGACATTATTGGTGAAAATAATACTAAGTAATAAGCAAGTAGTTACAAAAAAGGTTGTAGTGTTGTAA
- a CDS encoding inorganic phosphate transporter has protein sequence MESIYLIIVVVLLLLAALDLSVGVANDAVNFLNSSIGSKVAPLWVILTVASVGVLVGSLFSSGMMEIARSGIFNPHMVNFPNVMLLFLAVMITDVILLDVFNTFGLPTSTTVSLVFELLGAAVAVALFMIWQNNPDTSLAEYINSSKALAIISGIFISIIIAFLCGTIVMFISRTIFSFNYHKVFKYLGAIWGGIALTAITYFAIFKGLKGSVLISDSFNNYLNENMGVAILYAFLGWTFLMAIMQHLFRLNILKFIVLAGTCALAMSFAGNDLVNFIGVPLAGLSSYHIGLEHVASGGSLDTLYLGKLAEPVVADWRYLLGAGIVMVLALWFSKKSRTVTDTEVNLARQGGGIERFSSTALSRSIVRGSIQLSRAISSKTPTRVKEAIDKRFKPLENVPENAPPFDLIRASVNLTIGALLISLGTSLKLPLSTTYVTFMVAMGTSLADRAWGRESAVYRITGVLTVIGGWFLTAIIAFSVALIVALILTYGGKAAIFIMLGVVVLILIQSSIVHKRRKEKESKQKNVL, from the coding sequence ATGGAAAGTATTTACTTAATAATAGTTGTGGTTTTGCTGCTTTTGGCAGCGTTAGATTTATCGGTTGGAGTAGCAAATGATGCAGTAAATTTTTTGAATTCAAGTATAGGTTCAAAGGTTGCACCATTGTGGGTAATACTCACGGTTGCTTCGGTAGGTGTTTTGGTAGGTTCGTTGTTTTCGAGCGGTATGATGGAAATTGCCCGAAGCGGTATTTTTAACCCCCACATGGTCAACTTTCCTAATGTTATGCTGTTATTTTTAGCGGTAATGATTACCGACGTTATATTACTTGATGTATTTAACACATTCGGCTTGCCGACTTCTACAACGGTTTCATTGGTATTCGAACTTTTGGGCGCAGCGGTAGCCGTAGCATTATTTATGATTTGGCAAAACAATCCCGACACATCTCTTGCCGAATATATCAATAGTAGTAAGGCTCTCGCAATTATTTCCGGAATATTCATATCTATAATTATTGCTTTTCTATGCGGTACTATAGTAATGTTTATTTCTAGAACTATATTTTCGTTTAACTATCATAAAGTATTCAAATATTTAGGTGCAATATGGGGTGGAATAGCTCTTACTGCAATAACTTATTTTGCAATTTTTAAAGGTTTAAAAGGAAGTGTACTTATATCCGACAGTTTCAATAATTATTTGAATGAAAATATGGGTGTAGCTATATTGTACGCATTTTTGGGATGGACATTTTTGATGGCAATTATGCAACACCTGTTCAGGCTTAATATATTAAAGTTTATAGTTTTGGCTGGAACCTGTGCCTTAGCTATGTCATTTGCCGGCAACGACCTTGTTAACTTTATAGGTGTGCCTTTGGCAGGTTTAAGCTCGTACCATATAGGCTTAGAACACGTTGCATCCGGTGGAAGTCTCGACACGCTATATTTAGGTAAACTTGCCGAACCTGTAGTTGCCGATTGGAGATATTTGTTAGGAGCGGGAATTGTAATGGTATTAGCTTTGTGGTTTTCAAAAAAATCGAGAACAGTTACCGATACTGAAGTAAACCTTGCCCGTCAAGGTGGTGGCATAGAACGTTTTTCGTCAACAGCTTTATCTCGCTCAATAGTAAGAGGTAGCATTCAGCTTAGTAGAGCTATAAGTAGCAAAACTCCTACAAGAGTTAAAGAGGCTATTGATAAACGTTTTAAACCTTTAGAAAATGTGCCCGAAAATGCTCCACCTTTCGACCTGATAAGAGCAAGTGTTAACCTAACCATAGGTGCATTATTAATATCTTTAGGAACTTCTTTAAAATTACCTTTATCGACCACGTACGTAACATTTATGGTTGCTATGGGTACCTCACTTGCCGATCGCGCCTGGGGAAGAGAGAGTGCGGTTTACCGTATTACTGGTGTACTTACCGTTATTGGTGGTTGGTTTTTAACAGCTATAATTGCTTTTTCAGTGGCACTTATTGTAGCACTTATATTGACTTATGGAGGCAAAGCTGCAATATTTATTATGTTGGGTGTAGTTGTGCTTATACTAATTCAATCTTCAATTGTGCATAAAAGAAGAAAAGAAAAAGAAAGCAAACAAAAAAACGTTCTCGA